The Papaver somniferum cultivar HN1 chromosome 3, ASM357369v1, whole genome shotgun sequence genome includes a region encoding these proteins:
- the LOC113359463 gene encoding uncharacterized protein LOC113359463, whose protein sequence is MSRIHKRDHNGKEIFSVAKALPMEPWMLRPIFFSAQDVPINGQAHSDPLVITLMIEEWGVRRILVDSGSSVEVLFYDTFKRMELSDDILVPSTYRIYGFNGTVTIPKGEVTLKVSDKGGYLDALTIFCVVDVGSPYEAIIGRPWIAGIKGVASAYHQRLRFPTYKGIAEVVGDSQAARQCMQVDAQINEERRARQRREKNKAK, encoded by the coding sequence ATGTCTAGAATCCACAAGAGGGATCATAATGGGAAGGAAATTTTCAGTGTAGCAAAAGCTTTGCCGATGGAACCCTGGATGCTGCGACCCATCTTTTTCTCGGCTCAGGATGTCCCGATAAACGGCCAAGCTCACAGTGATCCCTTGGTTATCACTCTGATGATTGAGGAATGgggggtaagaaggatactagtGGATAGTGGGAGCTCAGTCGAAGTACTCTTCTACGACACGTTCAAGAGGATGGAGTTGTCAGATGATATACTCGTCCCATCGACATATCGTATCTACGGTTTTAATGGGACCGTGACCATCCCAAAGGGCGAAGTAACCCTAAAGGTATCAGACAAAGGTGGTTACCTAGACGCATTGACTATATTCTGTGTGGTCGATGTCGGCTCGCCCTATGAAGCTATTATAGGGAGACCGTGGATCGCtggaatcaaaggagtggcctcAGCCTATCATCAAAGGCTGCGATTTCCAACGTACAAGGGAATCGCCGAGGTCGTAGGCGATTCACAGGCAGCCCGACAGTGCATGCAGGTCGATGCCCAAATAAATGAGGAGCGGCGAGCACGACAAAGGAGAGAAAAGAACAAGGCTAAATAA